In Litoribacterium kuwaitense, the genomic stretch TCGTTGCCATTGTCCGCCTGATAAATCAATTCCTTTGTCCAATTGTTTCGTTAATGGAGTATCAAGATCATACTCTAAATTTTCAAGGAGTTCCCTGATCCCAGCGCCTTCTGCTGCTTTATAAATATCATGATCATCATTTATATTGCTTAAATCTCCAAATCCGATATTTTCACGAGCAGTATTAGGAAATCTGGAGAAATCTTGGTTAACAACAGCAAGATTTTTTCTATATTCCTCAATATTGAATTCCTTAATATCAGTACCATTAAAAATGATTTGCCCTTTACTTGGATCATACATACGGGTTATTAGTTTCGCTAACGTGGACTTACCGGCTCCATTATCACCAACGATGACAACCATTTCTCCTTTTTTTATTTTTAAATGAATATTGTCCAAAACAAGTTTTTCATGACCAGGATACGAAAAAGACACGTTTTGAAAATGTAAGAAAGCGGAATCATTAGCAACTTCACTCATGGAGGCGTTTCCTATTTTTAAGCTCTGTTTAAATTTAAAAGATCAAATAATGCTGAAGAAGCTAAAGCTATTCTTTGAACTTCTGTTAGATTACCTACAAAAATAAAGATACTTCTTCTTACCTGATAAACGAGACCAGCAAAAAGTGCTAAATCACCAAGACTAAAAGCTCCATTCCCCGCCATGTAGACAACGTAGATATATGGGATTCCGACACCTATACCACTTAAAAGTGACCAGGATAAAATGACATTGGTCCCTTTTTTCCTTACATCCTGAATCTGTTTAAACGCT encodes the following:
- a CDS encoding ABC transporter ATP-binding protein, whose product is MSEVANDSAFLHFQNVSFSYPGHEKLVLDNIHLKIKKGEMVVIVGDNGAGKSTLAKLITRMYDPSKGQIIFNGTDIKEFNIEEYRKNLAVVNQDFSRFPNTARENIGFGDLSNINDDHDIYKAAEGAGIRELLENLEYDLDTPLTKQLDKGIDLSGGQWQRISIARALMRKDQSEIVILDEPTASLDPNTEYDIFNILKEMAKESIAIVISHRLALATMADYIVVMKDGKIIEFGDHQELMEERGEYYSQFTKQSSSYILSNE